GGCCGGGGATCATCGCGTAAAGCGTGTGGTCGTTGCCCATACCAACGTTCGCGCCTGCATAGAACTTCGTGCCGCGCTGCCGCACCAGAATCGTGCCCGCCTTTACGACCTCGCCACCGTAGCGTTTCACGCCGAGCCGATTCGAGTTCGAGTCGCGGCCGTTCCGAGTAGAACCTTGTCCCTTTTTGTGTGCCATATCGTTAGCCTCCCGACACCACGTCGGTGACCTTGAGGTGAGTCATTTGCTGCCGATGCCCCCACCGCTTGCGCTCGTTCTTCTTGGGCTTGTAGTTGAAAGCGTTGATCTTCGGCGCTTTCGCCTGAGCGAGAATCTCAACTTTGACCTTGGCGCCTTTGACGAGCGGCGATCCGACCTTCACGGAGTCGTCGGCGACGACCATCAGCACTTCATCGAGGTCGAGCTTAGCCCCCACTTCGCCTTCGAGCCTCTCCACGACGAGCGTGGCGCCCTTTTCGGCGCGGTATTGTTTGCCTCCGGTCTTGACAATCGCGTACATCGTTCACCTTGCGCACCCCTCATGCGCGAATGGAAATGATGGCACAGCGGCCAGTCCCACGTCAAGCGCCACGGGGCGGCGAACGCTTCTTCTTGTACTCCTCGATCAGTTCGATCGCTGCGGTGTAGCGCTTCTGCCGGACCATCTGTTCGACCGTGCGGTTATGAACGTCTTCAAGGTCGAGCCTTGCGCCCCGGTCGAGAAGGATGCGGGCGGTCTGCAAGCACTCCGGGCTGTCGTCCAAGAGAGCGCAATGTAAGGGCGTGTATCCATCGTCAAAGGTCTGCTCGTTGAGGTCCGCCCCAGCGTCGAGGAGTATCTTGAGGCACTCGGGAAACGCATTGAACGCCGCGACATGAAGAGCCTTGCTGCCGTTTTCCTTGACGGGGAGATGAACGTCCGCCCCGGCCCCGATCAGTTCCTTTACCATGAGGGGGCGTACGGGCGCTTCTTTGGTCCGGTATCCGCGTGTTTGCCTAAACCGTCCGACCGCCAAGAATAAGGGCCTCCTATCCCAATGCACTTCATTAGGGTCGCTCCCCGCCTTTAGGCAAGCCCTGAGTACGCCGATGGCTCCCGAACTGGCAGCCTTGTGGAAAATGCTGGAGTTACCAGGATACAGCGTTGCGCCGTGGGCGATGAGGAGGGTCGCAATGGATTCGTCGGCTTCCGGATTTCGGTTGAACAACGACGCCCAATAGAGTGCCGTTCGAAAGCTCGTTCGCACACCTCCCTCAGTCAGGTCAGGGTGGACTCCTGAATCCAGAATCCGTCGGACGGTAGCGACGTCGCTCTTTTGGACCGCCTTGATCAGTTCTTGGTATGTTTGGCTGGAGTCTTGAAAGGCCGTTACTAAGAACAGAAAACTCAACATGACATGGTCACTCCTTACGATCCCAATTGAAGGTGTATGGCTACGGGAAGAGTCGCCGCTCCCCCATTGGCGATGCGGATGAGCATGATCTTCTTTTCTCCAGGGTTCAAGGTCGTACCGACCCCGTTCGACGGGCTGATCGCGTTATTCTGGTCGAGGTCTTAGCCATTCAGCGGAAGCCGAACGATCCCTTTGCCGGCGGAAAGCCCAGAAGACCCAGACTGCGCGCTCCTTGGACAGTGATACCCGGTCTGGCCGCTGGGTCGAGCGCAGGATGGCCGGCAGCCGCCGTCCCTGCCGCTTCGACCCCTCCGGCATGTACGACAAGTCCCTCGTAGCGCCCGATGCCGAGGAGGCGAGAGGAGCGTGTTTAGAAATCCAGCGACTCGCCCATCAACTCAAGAAATCGCTTCACGTTGTCGCGTCCATAGATCGGTTGGACGATTCGGCGAACCTTGACGTAGGGGCGGCCGAACGAAATCCCAGCTTCGACAAGCAGTCCCTGAATGTCAAAGAGCTCGTCCAGAGAGGTGGCGACCAACCGAACTTCATAGCCTTTCTTGTACTTTTGCCCTTCCGCATTGCGCCTCGCGGAGTCAGCGATTCGGACGCAACCGTTCGCAGCGAAGTAGGATTCCAGGCCCTCAATGACGTTGCGGCCTGGAGTCACGGTAAGAATGCCAGTTAGCTTTGGGTTGCCCAATGTATTCTCGCCCTTGGCACATTATGGTCTGGCTGCGAACCTCTTTCAACTCTCAACCCCTTGTGACCCGGGGTTGACGGACGGGAAGGCTCGACCCCATCCGCGCAGAAAGACAGCACACCGTTCAGGTTCTCCCCGATTCTGGTATCCTCTCGTTCGGCCCAAAAACGGCCGCCCTGCCAGGCTCATTCGAACCTGGCCGACCAAGACCACAGGGAAAATACATGAATCAACGACAATACGAGGCGATGTTCATTGCCAAGCCCGAACTCTCCGACGCCGACGTCAACAAGCTTGGAGACAAGTTCAAATCCATCATTGAAGGAAAGGGCGGCACGATTACCGAAGGAAAGATCTGGGACAAACGAAGGCTGGCCTACGAAATCCAGGGGTACCGCGAGGGAACGTACTACCTGTTGCAGTTCGAATGCGGCCCGGACGTCCCTCATGAGGTCAACCGCCTTATGTCCATCAACGACGACGTCATTCGGCACAGGCTCTTTCAAGTCGGCGAATGAGCGTCCCAGCATCGAGGTGATTCATTGACGAACCGAGTAGTTTTGGTAGGTAGGCTCACGCATGATCCGCAATTGCGGCAAACGACCACGGGCAAGAACGTCTGTGACTTTCAAATCGCCGTCACCAAGAGATTCAAACCCCAGGACGGGTCGCCCGATGCGGACTTCTTTCGAGTCATCGCCTGGGGGAGCACGGCCGACTACGTGTCGAACTACCTCGCCAAGGGTAGGCTCGTCGCCGTAGACGGCAGACTTCAATCGCGCAAGTACGTGGCCAGCGACGGATCGAATCGTGAGGTTGTCGAGGTGGTCGCCGAGAACATCCAAGGGCTCGATCGGCCAAGAGACGACGCAGGGGCCGACGCTCCGCATCGCGACGATCCGACGCCGCCTGATGCGCCCGAGTCCGAATACGACCCGTTCGCCGATGAGTGAATCGAACCGAGAGCAGGTCAGCCCGCTGGACGATCCCCAGTTCGTCATGGCGCGTGACCCGAGCGGAATGTACGATCTCACGCTCGGCTTCCCTGCCCAATGCCGGAAGGCGCTCGCCCTTGCGAGGGAGGTCGAACTCGCACCTCTTTCCAAGCGCCCCCGAAACGTAGTGATCGCGGGCCTCGGCGGTTCGGCGGCCGGCGGCGACTTTGCGCGAGCCCTTGCGGATGCGCTCGGGAACACGCCGGTCGTGGTTTCACGGGAGTATTCGGTTCCGAACTGGGTCGATGAGGAAAGCCTCGTCCTCGCTTGCAGCTACTCGGGCAACACCGAAGAGACGCTGGCGGCATTTCAGGACGCGCGTACGAAGGGCGCCCGACTCGCTTGCGTGACGAGCGGCGGCAAGCTCAGGGAGTTCGCCGAAACCGAGCACCTCCCCCTGTTCGCGATTCCTCCAGGACAGCCCCCTCGAACGGCGATGGGCTATATGCTGATCCCCGTGCTGTGGGCCCTCGAATCCTGGGGGTTGCTTCCGGCATTGGATTACGAGGCTGCGTTCTTGGGACTCGAAAGCGATGCGCTACGTTGGGCCGTCGAGTCGCCCGAGGCGGGC
The genomic region above belongs to Candidatus Nitrosymbiomonas proteolyticus and contains:
- a CDS encoding 50S ribosomal protein L27, giving the protein MAHKKGQGSTRNGRDSNSNRLGVKRYGGEVVKAGTILVRQRGTKFYAGANVGMGNDHTLYAMIPGQVKFEGPTAKRRISVYATQSD
- a CDS encoding 50S ribosomal protein L21 translates to MYAIVKTGGKQYRAEKGATLVVERLEGEVGAKLDLDEVLMVVADDSVKVGSPLVKGAKVKVEILAQAKAPKINAFNYKPKKNERKRWGHRQQMTHLKVTDVVSGG
- a CDS encoding ankyrin repeat protein → MLSFLFLVTAFQDSSQTYQELIKAVQKSDVATVRRILDSGVHPDLTEGGVRTSFRTALYWASLFNRNPEADESIATLLIAHGATLYPGNSSIFHKAASSGAIGVLRACLKAGSDPNEVHWDRRPLFLAVGRFRQTRGYRTKEAPVRPLMVKELIGAGADVHLPVKENGSKALHVAAFNAFPECLKILLDAGADLNEQTFDDGYTPLHCALLDDSPECLQTARILLDRGARLDLEDVHNRTVEQMVRQKRYTAAIELIEEYKKKRSPPRGA
- a CDS encoding 30S ribosomal protein S6, producing the protein MNQRQYEAMFIAKPELSDADVNKLGDKFKSIIEGKGGTITEGKIWDKRRLAYEIQGYREGTYYLLQFECGPDVPHEVNRLMSINDDVIRHRLFQVGE
- a CDS encoding single-stranded DNA-binding protein, producing the protein MTNRVVLVGRLTHDPQLRQTTTGKNVCDFQIAVTKRFKPQDGSPDADFFRVIAWGSTADYVSNYLAKGRLVAVDGRLQSRKYVASDGSNREVVEVVAENIQGLDRPRDDAGADAPHRDDPTPPDAPESEYDPFADE
- a CDS encoding bifunctional phosphoglucose/phosphomannose isomerase → MSESNREQVSPLDDPQFVMARDPSGMYDLTLGFPAQCRKALALAREVELAPLSKRPRNVVIAGLGGSAAGGDFARALADALGNTPVVVSREYSVPNWVDEESLVLACSYSGNTEETLAAFQDARTKGARLACVTSGGKLREFAETEHLPLFAIPPGQPPRTAMGYMLIPVLWALESWGLLPALDYEAAFLGLESDALRWAVESPEAGNEAKRIAQTLLGSVGLIYGLGAWQGVVASRWCAQIEENAKNLAFSATFPELNHNQVLGWVRAGDQRVARWVVVLLEDGDESAKMKARARVTLELIQDRATILRTRASGGALLEKMLRISFLGDFVSLYLAALNGVDPENIDWINVLKSELAKVPQ